aaagcgtgaaaatttaatataaggctcctgatatatcgttctaatagcagttgaaaaatattaaaaatacataggcacaatttttttttataagcatttaaagttcaaattttgacaacatttatcaaatttataatttattaattattttgtggttaaaaatgtataaaatgtttaacttttatggctaaagattgaaaatttaaaacaaggctccacgtaaataggttatatataaattactttattcacaataatatcatcaaatatacttggtaaaatcataggctgactgaccgttttcgctcagaatcgtttttcttatacaatgatattatatcattgaattcaaatttaacaccatccattacagtgacccacttgtagcctactgtacagcagagcgacatccacttatccacctttttttttttgagaagaAATCTAAACCTTTTTCATTTTTCTGATTTCCCTTCTTCCCATTACCCACGTAAGTCATAAGTGGGAACATtcgataatgatattttatgctGGCCAAgtgttaaacaatacaaataaaaaaggaGTGTTACTTTTTAATGTAGGAGTGCAGTGaggttatgaattaaaaaatagcaGACTTGGCCACAATGTAGATTTCACTACTTTGATAGGCCGACTTTTTTGGAAGGGAGTCAGGAACTTGGCCCTTTTTTCACCGTTAGGATTTTGTTGggatatcatttatttttgcgGGCTTCAGCATGTGGACGacgtgttatttttaatttttttttatgtgtcgTAGATTTTCTCTTGTAAAGGTGTGATTCCTATGGACGCGTCTGCAGACGCGCCGCGGCGCGGCGCGATTCAAATCTCAGCCGCGTTGCACTTGTTTACtttgtgaaaattattatttaactaaatttagATTGTACGCTgtagtacattttatttttagattacatTTTACACCGTGTATAAATATTTCTGGTATTACCGGTTGGTTATCTTTCCAGCGTCGTTCGATATTTtgagaaatatgtaaaatatgtaaaatatgtaaaaatgtaaaatataatttatgcttAACATACAaacaatactaaatatatttctatatttctattcGAATAAGGCACCAaatacatagataaataaataatattttttacaaaacaatacattatagTTCACTGTGTATCTGTTAGTTGAGCTTGATGATTTTGCCACTCAACAGCCCCTAATGGActgttaaaaaaacttttaaatttatctcGAATAACAAATCCCTCGAAATTAGCGTATCCTCCCGTTCTTGTAAGTGGCGTCATATTTCTAGATGGTGGAAGTTCGTTGACATCAAAGTTGTAATAATTGTTGTCTGTATTTTCTAAATATCGATCGCGAAGAAGATTATGAAGACAACATGCCGACAACACTAAATTATCTACTGTTTCTGTTTTCAAAGAAATAGGCGTATAAAAAACTCTGAATACCTGACTTAAGATACCAAAACTGTTTTCAGTTGTTCTTCTCGCCCGAGACaatctatagttaaaaatagttttttggtAGTCTTTTCGACCTTCAATTCTCGAGTACGGCCGCATCATGTGCCGATCCAGACGAAATGCCTCATCACCAATATGAACATACGGTAATATTTCATTTGAACTTGGCAATTTCCCGGGCGAAGGAAAGTAATCTCCGGTTCTTATATTTTCTGCGATGATGGATTTGTTGAAAATTCCACTATCTCCTTCCTTGCCATATGATCCAATATCCACATATATGAATTTGCAATCGGCGTCAACAATTGCAAGAAGCACAATGGAAAAATATTCtttgtaattgtaaaataacGAACCACTTTTTCCGGGAGCAAATATTCGTATGTGTTTGCCATCAATGGCACCCACACAATTGGGAAAATTCCATTTATTCCAGAAATTCTCAGCTACACGAATTAAATTTTCTTTAGTTGGAGATTTTAACAAAATAGGAGTTAGTTGTTTACTCAAACTTTTCAAAACCACTTGAATGATACGAGAAATGTAACTCTGAGATATTCTAAAAGAAAAAGCCAACGATCTCAATGATTCACCAGTAGCCAtatatctgaaaaataaataggtacattatataaacaattgtactattgtacctaatttttagattctgagcgaagcgatgaatgtattgattttacaatgatgtgtgtttattttttttttgtgtctgtgtacacgagaAGTAGTCTAAATAATTCTACACACATattcatttttccattttttcagttttttttttagaaatgtcaataaaatttttttgttgggtcaaaaaacgtgaaaatttagtACAAGGCTCCTGACATActgttacaataacagttgaaaaatattaaaaatacataggcacacattttttttataaacattataagttcgaattttgacaaaatttatcaaatttaaatgttataattattttgtagttaaaaatgtataaaacgtttaacttttatagctaatatttgaaaatttaaaaaaagattctacataaataggttatatatatagattactttattcacaataatatcatcaaatatacttggtaatatcataggccaACTGAGTAACTGACCGAAGACGGTCAGTATCGTTtctcgtatacaatgatattttatcattgaattcaaatttaacaccacccatTATTGACCCACTTATTATCCCACCTATCATTTCAGTTGATGATTGTCGAAAAAGATGGAAAAACATGAAGGATACTTACAATAGACACAAAAGAAATAGGAAATTAGGAACGGGATCGTCAGCGCTAAGCAAACCAACAAAGTGGGCATTATCAGATGCACTATCATTTCTAGACGTTGTTTTATATGAACGagagtaagtttttttttaaattacttgaaaaaattgttttacacgtgtatttatttgatgaaaagaacgccagtataatatattatttttaaataattgttccgTAGATGTTTGTCCAGTATTCAACCCTACACAAATGAGTATGCtagtgaaaatgaaaataactcTATTTTAGAAGATTCAGAGGTTCAAGAATTGAATAATACACCATCAATAATTCCATCTACATCACAAGGCTATGTGGGGCCCATAGAAGATATTATAGaagataatatagaaaatattaattcagtaCCCGAAAAAAGAAAGAGTAACACTGAAAAATGGCCccccaaaaaacaaaaacaaaatgaagAATGGATCTCTGTATTAAAACAAGGGAGtgaagagagaaaaaaaatttttgaaattatcaataaaGTTGAGGAGGATGACCCGATTGATACTTTTTTCAAGAGTATGGCATCAACAGTGAAAACTTTTTCTactagcttaaaaattaaagcaaaaaaggaaatttttgacattgttaataatttggAGTTTCAAAATCATGGTATTAATAATGATTCAACACCCAGAATATATTCATCATCTCCAAGTACACAGTCATCTCAATCAACATTTACGACGTATAATCACCCAGTTCCTGTAGAAGGTTTACCAGAAGTAGCCAACAACTATCAAATATCAAGAGAAAATTGGATGCAGTATGGAGAAGATTATGATCAATAaactctatacatttttttatttatttgatataaaaaatgtttatttaattttaaaataaattgttatttttgattttcatttgtaagtacatacatattatgtttattttttttatcaaggaaaaggtttttatttaattttaaaataaattgttatttaagattttcatttgtaagtacatacatattatgtttaattttttttatcaaggaagaggtttttatataattttaaaataaattgttatttaatttaattttggtttgtAAGCTCTcataaataagtttattatgtttgttataaaaaggttttttaatagattattataaaacagttttatttttgtttttaattgatgTTTTATAGATTTTTGCAATGTGATAGActgaatatacttttttaactcCAATAAAGagtcatatttaattaaaaaaggaaaataagtttatagatattaattattatattaaattgtagtaGACTTACCTTAACGTAACTGCTAATTTTTCAGCTGCTGATATTGGCTTTGGAAATTTTATACTTGGACTAGTTGTTATATCATTCTCTATTATATTTAAGACGTACGTGTATTGATCTCTACTTAATCTAAAAAATTCCCGAAATTTACTCTCATCTCTCCATAAATGTTTTTCGATGAGTATACTGAAGACACCTTCTGTTTTCCTAGTTAAAAACATCTCATGTGCCTTGTTGGAATTGTTAAACATTACCTTATTGATAATTGTTTGTTCTTCATCTACTTCTTGTAAaagaagtaaatttaaaattaacttttgttttttgttcaaagacattttgaaaaagaaaCAGATATTGTAAAATGAACTATTGTAAAATACGTCTTGTTGCTAACAGAGAAACGCAGCAAATGGTTCGTCGCGGTCCGGCAGCATAGGAATCCGTACCCAAGCCGCGCGGCCAAAAAATCGACAACGCGACTGGGATTTTAATCGCGCCGCGCTGCGGCGCGTCTGCAGACGCGTCCATAGGAATCACACCTTAAGACCGTTTGGGTCTTTGTCGAGGAGCTGAGAGATTGGACTCTTGAGCGTTGTCAATACCAGGCAAAGATAGCCAAGTACGATCTTTTATTTTTCGTCGTCGAGACTTTTTAGATAGAATAATTGTTTATAGTCTGGCCTATACAAAGTTCTTATACGGTTATATTCAACAATGGCTATTTCGGTAACTCCTTCTTtgtattgtacaaaataatgataataatacttttcAATTCATAAGAGTGcaatttttcatcaatgttttcttatgagttatgacgttATCACGCAAAATTATCGTCCgacgaatattattaaaatattctgtatttgaataattatattacattttgtatttgaataaaataaatttacgaaaacattattatacatgtcaACTACAAACAATTTCTTATTACCATATTGTAATGCTGTTTAAAAGAAAACGTTTATGCATGATAAGCGCGCCActtcatacgtttagaaattctTTCTCTAAAGCtgcattaattttgaaaaaatttcaattttagatttttcccTTTAGTTACACTGTAAAACCTACCTTTGAGCCAAATTTCTCGTTTCTACCTATACGGTAAGTGTCTTATAATTTTGATGATTAGTGAGTGAGTGAGTCAGTAGCAATATTGCAAGTTTTGAAATCCTCCCATTTTGAAATGGCACAATATTAAGGGCTCATTTTCTTACAGCGTCCTAAGCTACTCGAGATTAAActgtgttttaaatttcaaaagtttATCTTAAGAGGAAACAGATATATGGGTTAGAAAAACTGGGCAAATTGGTTCGTATAAAGATACACTGGCATTGCTGGAACTTGGCCTGGCGCACTGCCGTGCGCTCAGATTAAATTGGGGTGCTAATTTGAAGTTTGGAGGTGGTAAGCACCCCCAAGCACCCCACTATGTGCGGCTATGGTTAGAAgtcttaaaaaatagtattacgaaaataaaaagtacttataatatgtaatatcagatcttgtatttattatattcaaactaAAGATATCAATA
Above is a window of Metopolophium dirhodum isolate CAU chromosome 3, ASM1992520v1, whole genome shotgun sequence DNA encoding:
- the LOC132941212 gene encoding uncharacterized protein LOC132941212 gives rise to the protein MSLNKKQKLILNLLLLQEVDEEQTIINKVMFNNSNKAHEMFLTRKTEGVFSILIEKHLWRDESKFREFFRLSRDQYTYVLNIIENDITTSPSIKFPKPISAAEKLAVTLRYMATGESLRSLAFSFRISQSYISRIIQVVLKSLSKQLTPILLKSPTKENLIRVAENFWNKWNFPNCVGAIDGKHIRIFAPGKSGSLFYNYKEYFSIVLLAIVDADCKFIYVDIGSYGKEGDSGIFNKSIIAENIRTGDYFPSPGKLPSSNEILPYVHIGDEAFRLDRHMMRPYSRIEGRKDYQKTIFNYRLSRARRTTENSFGILSQVFRVFYTPISLKTETVDNLVLSACCLHNLLRDRYLENTDNNYYNFDVNELPPSRNMTPLTRTGGYANFEGFVIRDKFKSFFNSPLGAVEWQNHQAQLTDTQ
- the LOC132941213 gene encoding uncharacterized protein LOC132941213, encoding MKDTYNRHKRNRKLGTGSSALSKPTKWALSDALSFLDVVLYERECLSSIQPYTNEYASENENNSILEDSEVQELNNTPSIIPSTSQGYVGPIEDIIEDNIENINSVPEKRKSNTEKWPPKKQKQNEEWISVLKQGSEERKKIFEIINKVEEDDPIDTFFKSMASTVKTFSTSLKIKAKKEIFDIVNNLEFQNHGINNDSTPRIYSSSPSTQSSQSTFTTYNHPVPVEGLPEVANNYQISRENWMQYGEDYDQ